One genomic window of Gemmatimonadota bacterium includes the following:
- a CDS encoding ankyrin repeat domain-containing protein, translated as MAPKKSALDSEMVHRFVYDAHSDFESVKALLDKEPALVNACWDWGGGDWETGLGAAAHMGRRDIAEYLLQHGARIDLYAAAMLGKLSIVQAVLVDNLSEKDKPGPHGISLMAHARKGGKEAAEVVKLLRSLDKKPK; from the coding sequence ATGGCTCCCAAGAAGTCAGCATTAGATTCGGAAATGGTACATCGATTCGTGTACGACGCCCACAGCGATTTCGAGAGCGTCAAGGCATTGCTGGACAAAGAGCCTGCACTGGTCAATGCCTGTTGGGACTGGGGCGGAGGCGACTGGGAAACCGGGCTCGGGGCGGCCGCGCATATGGGGCGCAGGGATATCGCGGAATATCTGCTTCAGCATGGGGCGCGCATCGACCTCTATGCCGCGGCCATGTTGGGGAAACTGAGCATCGTGCAGGCCGTTCTCGTCGACAATCTGTCTGAAAAGGACAAGCCGGGTCCCCACGGGATTTCGCTCATGGCCCACGCAAGAAAGGGAGGCAAGGAAGCCGCGGAAGTCGTGAAACTGCTGAGGTCCCTGGATAAGAAGCCGAAGTGA
- a CDS encoding ABC transporter permease — protein sequence MMPGSHIALALRHMGRYRGYTAINVLGLAVGMICAILIFLYVSYELSYDRYHDKADRIYRIALNDSARSPRELGPMLQADFPEIQHFARMLPTIGTWIMKHEDRIYYEKSVYWVNNALFDVFTFPLVRGDPDHALEAPYMVVISEDIARKYFGDEDPMGKTIIADNGYMLLTVTGVMENIPENAHFHADFLISLASAYDKFEWNRAAGIWFSTLFYNYIVLQEGHPPEETQRKLPGFVERHVDASYLEDLDRYELSLQPVTDIHLYSHLENEHTANTDVAYVYILIAIGLFILVIASVNYVNLSTAQFVHRAREIGMRKVLGASRGQLIRQCLGESVLMTIMALSVALAAVYFIAPYFDALLGQPIASAHGLHPLWWLALPVTAVLIGLLSGAYPALVFSSVRAIPGLKEGRPYLPGGAWSRKILVVFQFAISTALIIGTGILFSQLNFIQHKKLGFEKDQVIVIPTVEQVATNYQPWKDALLQHPRVEGVSQAITLPGLFGTVGRPSTGTMQRVEDPDHVRHAVHGFQASVDFVETMGMELLAGRSHRGAFRNDTEWKYIVINETAARVLGWVSPVEAVGQQIRFASGYTHAVAGVVRDFHFRTLHQEIEPLVLFHGTGLHLVVRIRPEDIRSTLANIEAAWSDFFPDFPFAFTFLDEDIDRQYRNEMRIGYFFGVFALVAVFLTGLGLVALVSFTAERRTREIGVRKALGASVQRLLGMLSAEFVVLVANVIAWPAAWLIMGRWLENFAYRIEMGWGIFFASAGAALLISVATIGYHVIRAALANPAEVLRNE from the coding sequence ATGATGCCAGGGAGCCACATTGCCTTAGCCCTGCGGCACATGGGCCGGTACAGGGGTTACACGGCCATCAACGTCCTCGGCCTGGCCGTCGGCATGATATGCGCCATCCTGATTTTCCTGTACGTGAGCTACGAACTGAGCTACGACCGCTACCACGACAAGGCCGACCGCATCTACCGGATAGCGCTCAACGACAGTGCCCGGTCGCCCCGTGAACTGGGTCCGATGCTCCAGGCCGACTTCCCCGAAATCCAGCACTTCGCCCGAATGCTTCCCACGATCGGCACCTGGATCATGAAGCACGAAGACCGGATCTACTACGAGAAGAGCGTGTACTGGGTCAACAATGCACTGTTCGACGTCTTTACCTTTCCCCTCGTGAGAGGCGATCCGGATCACGCCCTCGAAGCGCCGTACATGGTGGTCATCAGCGAAGACATCGCCCGGAAGTACTTCGGCGATGAAGATCCCATGGGCAAAACGATCATCGCCGATAACGGATACATGCTGCTGACCGTCACCGGAGTCATGGAGAACATCCCGGAAAACGCCCACTTCCACGCCGACTTCCTCATATCCCTGGCTTCGGCATACGACAAGTTCGAATGGAACAGGGCCGCGGGGATCTGGTTCTCCACGCTGTTCTACAACTACATCGTCTTGCAGGAAGGCCATCCGCCGGAGGAGACCCAGCGGAAACTGCCCGGTTTCGTGGAGAGACACGTCGACGCGAGTTACCTGGAAGACCTCGACCGTTACGAATTGTCGCTGCAGCCCGTCACCGACATTCACCTTTATTCCCATCTCGAGAACGAGCACACCGCCAATACCGATGTGGCCTACGTGTACATCCTGATCGCCATCGGGCTGTTCATCCTGGTCATCGCCTCGGTGAATTATGTAAACCTGTCCACTGCACAGTTCGTGCACCGCGCCCGCGAGATCGGCATGCGCAAGGTCCTCGGGGCGTCCCGGGGGCAGTTGATACGGCAGTGCCTGGGGGAGTCGGTCCTGATGACCATTATGGCCCTGTCGGTTGCCCTGGCGGCCGTCTATTTCATCGCACCGTATTTCGACGCACTGTTGGGCCAGCCGATCGCCTCGGCCCATGGGCTGCACCCCCTGTGGTGGCTCGCCCTGCCGGTCACCGCGGTCCTCATCGGGCTCCTGTCGGGCGCATACCCGGCCCTCGTGTTTTCCTCCGTGCGGGCCATTCCGGGGCTCAAGGAAGGACGGCCGTACCTGCCCGGCGGCGCGTGGTCCCGAAAGATCCTGGTCGTTTTTCAATTTGCCATTTCCACCGCACTCATCATCGGCACCGGCATCCTGTTCAGCCAGTTGAACTTCATTCAGCACAAGAAGCTGGGCTTCGAAAAGGACCAGGTGATCGTGATTCCAACGGTCGAGCAAGTGGCGACAAACTACCAGCCGTGGAAAGATGCCCTGTTGCAGCACCCCCGTGTGGAGGGTGTGAGCCAGGCCATCACCCTGCCCGGCCTGTTCGGCACCGTCGGCCGACCGTCGACGGGCACGATGCAGCGTGTAGAGGACCCGGACCACGTCAGGCATGCCGTCCATGGTTTCCAGGCTTCCGTGGACTTCGTGGAGACGATGGGCATGGAACTGCTCGCGGGCCGCTCCCATCGCGGGGCATTCAGGAACGACACGGAGTGGAAGTACATCGTGATTAACGAGACGGCGGCGCGCGTCCTGGGCTGGGTATCGCCCGTAGAGGCCGTCGGGCAGCAGATCCGGTTTGCCAGTGGATACACGCACGCGGTGGCCGGCGTGGTCCGGGACTTCCACTTTCGGACGCTGCACCAGGAAATCGAACCGCTGGTACTCTTTCACGGCACCGGGCTTCACCTGGTGGTCCGGATCCGGCCGGAAGATATCAGGAGCACGCTGGCGAACATCGAAGCGGCATGGTCGGATTTCTTCCCCGATTTCCCCTTCGCCTTTACATTTCTCGACGAGGACATCGACCGCCAGTACCGGAACGAAATGCGAATCGGCTACTTCTTCGGCGTGTTCGCCCTGGTGGCGGTTTTCCTGACCGGCCTGGGTCTCGTCGCCCTGGTCTCGTTCACGGCCGAGCGGCGCACCCGGGAGATCGGCGTTCGAAAGGCGCTGGGCGCTTCCGTGCAACGCCTGCTCGGCATGCTGTCCGCCGAATTCGTCGTTCTCGTGGCCAACGTCATTGCCTGGCCGGCGGCCTGGCTGATCATGGGGCGCTGGCTGGAGAACTTCGCCTACCGCATCGAGATGGGATGGGGGATTTTCTTTGCGTCCGCCGGCGCCGCACTGTTGATTTCGGTGGCTACCATCGGCTATCACGTAATCAGGGCCGCGCTGGCTAATCCCGCGGAAGTGCTGCGCAACGAGTGA
- a CDS encoding cobalamin-independent methionine synthase II family protein produces MSKPAIKTTVVGSYPIPDWLAAYPTTPNLIDAAKVILKTQELAGIDVLTDGELSRFDVGHPETNGMIEYFIRPMSGITTEVSREILADFRKREGMAFRSTPGGIVRGKIGEGALNLPAAWQSMRTLTDRTLKFTVTSPYMLAKTLLDEHYGDLRAMSMDIAEVLRRQVAEIDAPVLQVDEANLTGHPEDADWAHEPVNHVLGAVQGEKGLHLCFGNYGGQSIQSGLWNDLMVFLNNLDVDHLVLEFARRGYDELPMFRDLREDIALGVGVVDIKDNGVESPDEVARRIEHAVDVLGPKRVRWVHPDCGFWMLPRSVADRKMASLVAGRDLVLGQ; encoded by the coding sequence ATGTCAAAACCCGCAATCAAGACCACCGTGGTCGGCAGCTATCCCATCCCGGACTGGCTGGCGGCCTATCCCACCACGCCCAACCTGATCGACGCGGCCAAGGTGATCCTGAAGACCCAGGAACTGGCCGGGATCGACGTCCTCACCGACGGGGAGCTGTCGCGCTTCGATGTCGGCCACCCGGAGACCAACGGGATGATCGAGTACTTCATCCGGCCCATGTCCGGGATCACGACGGAGGTCTCCCGCGAGATCCTCGCCGATTTTCGGAAGCGCGAGGGAATGGCTTTCCGCAGCACGCCCGGCGGCATCGTGCGCGGCAAGATCGGGGAAGGCGCACTCAACCTGCCGGCCGCGTGGCAGTCAATGCGAACGCTCACCGACCGCACGCTCAAGTTCACGGTCACCTCACCCTACATGCTGGCCAAGACGCTCCTGGACGAGCATTACGGCGATCTGCGCGCCATGTCGATGGACATCGCCGAGGTGTTGCGCAGGCAGGTCGCCGAGATCGACGCGCCGGTCCTGCAGGTGGACGAGGCCAACCTGACCGGCCATCCCGAGGACGCGGACTGGGCCCACGAACCCGTCAACCACGTGCTCGGTGCGGTGCAGGGAGAGAAGGGATTGCACCTCTGCTTCGGCAACTACGGCGGGCAGAGCATCCAGTCCGGCCTGTGGAATGACCTGATGGTATTCCTGAACAACCTGGATGTCGACCATCTCGTCCTGGAGTTCGCCCGCAGGGGTTACGACGAACTGCCGATGTTCAGGGATCTGCGCGAAGACATCGCGCTGGGTGTGGGCGTGGTCGACATCAAGGACAACGGCGTGGAATCACCGGACGAGGTTGCCCGCCGCATCGAACATGCCGTCGACGTGCTCGGACCGAAGCGCGTGCGCTGGGTGCACCCCGACTGCGGGTTCTGGATGCTCCCCCGAAGCGTGGCGGACCGCAAGATGGCCAGCCTGGTGGCGGGGCGGGACCTCGTGCTGGGACAGTAG
- a CDS encoding class I SAM-dependent methyltransferase yields MEDRMEDRMEDRVEGPIKSAQSWDPERYARNARFVADLGMPVVELLDPQPGERILDLGCGDGALTAKLVDMGCSVVGVDSSAEQIEAARKLGLDAHVTDGHALDFEGEFDAVFSNAALHWMGHPDEVIAGVRRALKPDGRFVAECGGHGCVDTIVKALTGALKRRGLWEDGINPWYFPTDEEYRDRLARQGFDVQYIALIPRPTPLPGDIGGWLETFAESFTSRVPVADRPGFLEEVRETMRPSLCDADGAWTADYIRLRFAAVKEG; encoded by the coding sequence ATGGAGGACCGGATGGAGGACCGGATGGAAGACCGGGTGGAAGGCCCGATTAAATCTGCACAATCCTGGGACCCGGAACGCTACGCCCGCAACGCCCGGTTCGTCGCGGACCTGGGCATGCCCGTGGTCGAGCTGCTGGATCCGCAGCCCGGAGAACGCATTCTGGACCTGGGATGTGGCGACGGGGCGCTGACGGCGAAACTGGTGGATATGGGCTGCAGCGTCGTCGGCGTGGACAGCAGTGCGGAGCAAATCGAGGCGGCGCGGAAGCTCGGTCTCGACGCCCACGTCACGGACGGGCACGCGCTGGATTTCGAAGGTGAATTCGACGCGGTATTCAGCAACGCCGCCCTGCACTGGATGGGCCATCCCGACGAGGTGATCGCGGGCGTGCGCCGCGCGTTGAAACCCGATGGACGATTCGTGGCCGAATGCGGTGGGCACGGGTGCGTGGATACCATCGTCAAGGCGCTTACCGGAGCGCTCAAACGGCGCGGACTGTGGGAGGATGGAATCAATCCCTGGTATTTCCCCACCGACGAAGAGTACCGGGACCGGCTTGCCCGGCAGGGGTTCGACGTGCAGTACATCGCGCTGATTCCCCGGCCTACCCCGCTGCCCGGAGATATCGGCGGCTGGCTCGAGACCTTCGCCGAAAGCTTCACGTCCCGGGTGCCTGTTGCGGATCGACCGGGGTTTCTCGAAGAAGTCCGGGAAACCATGCGGCCCAGCCTGTGTGATGCGGACGGCGCGTGGACGGCGGACTACATCCGGTTACGGTTCGCGGCGGTGAAGGAGGGGTGA
- a CDS encoding NAD(P)/FAD-dependent oxidoreductase, which produces MKHVVIVGGGFAGLNAAKKLGGLRDVRVTLVDRQNYHLFQPLLYQVAMAGLSPADIATPIRSVLARCRNISVLQGSVEGVGLQAGTVSADFGRLAFDYLLLCCGSMPSYFGHGDWEEHAPSLKTIPQATEIRRRLLSAFEAAERTEDLDTRRRLLTFVVIGGGPTGVELAGAIGEMSRFTLARDFRNIDTRLTRVILIESGPRILSMFSEQQAARAARDLEKLGVQVWPNTLATGIDEHGVQAGPERIASSTVLWAAGVRGVEVAVSGSAQGDELDGRHEEGGVETDRGGRAEPDPIGRVTLDRGGRVVVDEDLSIPGHPNVFVAGDQACFTHQTGAPLPGTAPVAIQQGRFVARTICRDLVGKQREPFRFVDRGQMATIGRSRAVAEIGRLRFSGWFAWITWLVVHVYFLVGFRNRLLVVLHWAWSYVTFRRGARLIVEREWRFGRRKDKTVPARDEIRTDGEV; this is translated from the coding sequence ATGAAGCACGTCGTCATCGTCGGAGGGGGCTTCGCCGGTCTTAACGCGGCCAAGAAACTGGGCGGCTTGCGCGACGTCCGCGTCACCCTGGTCGACCGGCAGAACTACCATCTGTTCCAGCCGCTGCTCTACCAGGTCGCCATGGCCGGCCTGTCGCCCGCCGACATCGCCACGCCCATCCGAAGCGTGCTCGCACGCTGCCGAAACATCTCGGTGCTGCAGGGATCAGTCGAGGGGGTTGGCCTGCAGGCGGGGACCGTATCGGCGGATTTCGGCCGGCTGGCGTTCGATTACCTGCTGCTCTGCTGCGGGTCGATGCCAAGTTACTTCGGCCACGGAGACTGGGAGGAGCACGCACCCAGCCTGAAGACGATTCCGCAGGCCACCGAGATCCGGCGGCGCCTGCTGAGCGCTTTCGAGGCGGCGGAACGGACCGAAGATCTCGATACACGCCGCCGGCTCTTGACTTTCGTCGTCATAGGCGGCGGTCCGACCGGCGTCGAGCTGGCGGGCGCCATCGGGGAAATGAGCCGGTTCACACTCGCTCGGGACTTCCGCAACATCGACACCCGGCTTACGCGGGTCATCCTGATCGAGTCCGGTCCGCGCATCCTCTCCATGTTCTCCGAGCAGCAGGCGGCCCGGGCGGCCCGGGACCTGGAAAAACTCGGCGTGCAGGTCTGGCCGAACACCCTGGCGACGGGGATCGACGAACACGGCGTGCAGGCGGGCCCGGAGCGTATTGCGTCCTCCACGGTACTCTGGGCGGCCGGGGTACGGGGGGTTGAAGTCGCGGTTTCGGGGTCCGCGCAGGGCGATGAACTGGATGGGCGGCATGAGGAGGGCGGCGTCGAGACGGACCGCGGGGGCCGCGCAGAGCCGGATCCGATTGGCCGCGTGACGTTAGACCGCGGCGGTCGCGTGGTGGTCGACGAAGACTTGAGCATACCCGGCCACCCGAATGTGTTTGTCGCGGGCGACCAGGCCTGTTTCACCCACCAGACCGGCGCGCCGCTTCCCGGCACGGCGCCCGTGGCGATCCAGCAGGGCCGGTTCGTGGCGCGGACGATTTGTCGCGATCTCGTGGGCAAGCAGCGCGAGCCCTTCCGGTTCGTCGACCGGGGCCAGATGGCGACCATCGGACGCAGCCGCGCCGTGGCGGAAATCGGAAGGCTCAGGTTCTCCGGCTGGTTCGCGTGGATCACGTGGCTGGTGGTCCACGTCTACTTCCTCGTGGGATTCAGGAACCGGTTGCTCGTCGTGCTGCACTGGGCCTGGTCCTACGTGACATTCCGGCGCGGCGCCCGGCTGATCGTCGAGCGCGAGTGGCGGTTCGGCAGGCGCAAGGACAAGACCGTGCCCGCCCGGGACGAAATCAGGACGGACGGGGAGGTATGA
- a CDS encoding ABC transporter permease, with protein sequence MLKSYITIAIRHMAREKGYTAINVLGLAVGMICAMLIFLYVSFELSYDRYHEKADRLYRVAVNNDARTPPALASALQGDFPEISGFVRLLPTTGTWIMKHEENIYYENRVYWADSALLELFTFPLIRGDSRTALEAPYAVVISEDTARKYFGEEDPMGKTIIADNGFMMLTVTGVMENTPQNTHFQADFFISLTSASQEDLGYWSWINFYTYIALPEGHSHAAIEERLPAFVNRHIGEGLRERGGSFELFLQPVTDIHLHSNLEHETGANSDITYVYILSAIALFILSVACINFINLSIARFAGRTREVGLRKMFGAYRFQLIRQFLGESVLVTAMALVIALAAISLISPYFDSFAGKPVTTEFAGSGFWWLVLPAGALLVGLLSGSYPAMLLSTLQPVQSVKGGPQLAAAGGLSRKILVVIQFTISIVMIISTGILFNQMAYLQSKHPGFEKDHVIVIPTFNDVLDNFQPWKEALLQHTGVAAVTHSNSLPGLAGNIGQVSTGTIQRVDDPGNIRHDVQGLNVALDFVETLGMELLAGRSHSGAMSRDSEALNIVINKTAQRVLGWNTPEEAIGQEVLFGRGWTGTVIGVVRDFHFRSMHLKIEPLVLFLGGGLHLAVRLHPGDPGRALDYIENQWLRMFPDFPFAYTFLDENIERLYRSEVRIGYVFGVFALVAVFLACLGLFALVSFTMERRTREIGVRKALGASVQQVLALLSGEFVGLVLIANVLAWPAAWLTMQRWLESFAYRTVIGWEIFFLSGVTALLITLVTIGYRVVRTALANPADVLRNE encoded by the coding sequence ATGCTCAAGAGCTATATAACCATAGCGATTCGCCATATGGCCAGGGAAAAGGGCTATACGGCCATCAACGTCCTCGGCCTGGCCGTCGGGATGATCTGCGCCATGCTGATCTTCCTCTATGTCAGTTTCGAACTCAGTTACGACCGCTATCACGAGAAGGCGGACCGCCTGTACAGAGTGGCGGTCAACAACGACGCCAGGACGCCTCCGGCCCTGGCCTCGGCGCTTCAGGGGGACTTCCCCGAGATTTCGGGTTTCGTCCGGTTGCTCCCGACGACCGGTACCTGGATCATGAAACACGAAGAAAATATCTATTATGAGAACCGGGTCTACTGGGCGGACAGCGCCCTGCTGGAACTCTTTACCTTCCCGCTGATCCGCGGCGATTCCCGAACGGCCCTGGAAGCGCCCTACGCCGTCGTGATCAGCGAAGACACGGCCCGGAAATACTTCGGCGAAGAAGATCCGATGGGCAAAACGATTATCGCCGACAACGGCTTCATGATGCTGACCGTTACCGGGGTCATGGAAAATACACCGCAAAATACCCACTTTCAGGCCGACTTCTTCATTTCGCTGACCTCCGCGTCTCAGGAGGATCTCGGATACTGGTCGTGGATCAATTTCTACACGTACATCGCGCTGCCGGAGGGTCATTCGCACGCGGCCATTGAGGAGCGGCTTCCCGCTTTCGTCAACAGGCACATCGGGGAAGGGCTCAGGGAACGGGGCGGCAGTTTCGAACTCTTTCTGCAGCCGGTGACGGACATCCATCTTCATTCCAATCTCGAACACGAGACCGGCGCCAACAGCGATATCACCTATGTCTACATCCTTTCGGCCATAGCGCTCTTCATCCTGTCCGTCGCCTGTATCAATTTCATCAATCTGTCCATCGCCCGGTTTGCCGGCCGGACCAGAGAAGTGGGCTTGCGCAAGATGTTTGGCGCGTATCGTTTCCAGTTGATCCGGCAGTTCCTGGGAGAATCGGTCCTGGTAACCGCCATGGCGCTGGTGATCGCACTGGCGGCCATTTCATTGATCTCCCCGTATTTCGACAGCTTTGCGGGAAAACCGGTAACGACGGAATTCGCAGGCTCCGGTTTCTGGTGGCTCGTCCTTCCCGCCGGTGCACTGCTCGTGGGTTTGCTGTCCGGAAGCTACCCGGCGATGCTGCTTTCCACCCTGCAGCCGGTTCAAAGCGTGAAGGGAGGGCCGCAACTCGCTGCGGCCGGAGGACTTTCGCGGAAGATCCTGGTGGTTATCCAGTTTACGATTTCCATCGTGATGATCATCAGCACGGGCATTCTGTTCAATCAGATGGCATACCTCCAGAGCAAGCATCCGGGTTTCGAAAAAGACCACGTGATCGTGATACCGACTTTTAATGACGTCCTGGATAACTTTCAGCCATGGAAAGAAGCCTTGCTGCAACACACCGGCGTGGCCGCGGTGACCCATAGCAATTCCTTGCCGGGGCTGGCCGGCAACATAGGCCAGGTATCGACCGGCACGATACAGCGCGTCGATGATCCGGGCAATATCCGACATGACGTGCAGGGCCTGAACGTCGCGCTGGATTTCGTGGAGACCCTGGGCATGGAATTGCTCGCCGGCCGGTCGCATAGCGGTGCGATGTCCAGGGATTCCGAAGCGTTGAACATCGTAATCAACAAGACCGCGCAGCGGGTGTTGGGTTGGAACACGCCGGAGGAGGCCATTGGCCAGGAAGTCCTTTTCGGTAGAGGCTGGACGGGAACGGTTATCGGTGTGGTCAGGGATTTTCATTTTCGATCGATGCATCTGAAGATAGAGCCGCTCGTGCTGTTTCTGGGCGGCGGTCTCCATCTGGCCGTCCGGCTACACCCAGGGGATCCGGGACGAGCACTGGATTACATTGAAAACCAGTGGTTGCGGATGTTCCCGGACTTTCCTTTTGCGTATACGTTTCTCGACGAGAACATCGAACGCCTGTACCGGTCGGAAGTACGGATCGGTTACGTATTCGGCGTATTCGCCCTGGTGGCTGTTTTCCTTGCCTGCCTGGGCCTGTTCGCGTTGGTTTCCTTCACGATGGAACGAAGAACCAGGGAGATCGGCGTACGCAAAGCGTTGGGCGCTTCCGTCCAACAGGTGTTGGCGTTGCTGTCGGGTGAATTCGTGGGGCTCGTGCTCATCGCCAATGTCTTGGCCTGGCCGGCGGCCTGGCTGACCATGCAGCGCTGGCTGGAGTCCTTCGCCTACCGAACGGTGATCGGCTGGGAGATCTTTTTTCTTTCCGGCGTCACCGCCCTGCTGATCACGCTGGTCACCATCGGCTATCGCGTGGTTCGGACCGCACTCGCCAATCCGGCTGACGTGCTGAGGAACGAGTGA